A section of the Dehalobacter sp. DCM genome encodes:
- a CDS encoding SDR family oxidoreductase has translation MAEAVIPQPTFPAQHQDFQPGLETLMDPSPIYEDLNYQPGNKLQGKVALISGGDSGIGRAVSILYAKEGADLAVVYLNEQQDAEITKERIEQLGRRCLLIAGDVGDEMFCKQAVEETIRTFGHLDILVNNSGEQHPQNSILDITSAQLERTFRTNVFAMFHLTRAALPYLPQGSVIINTASITAYEGHVRLIDYSASKGAVVSFTRSMSESLCKQGIRVNGIAPGPIWTALIPASFSADEVHTFGSTTPMQRAGQPVELAPAYLFLASGDSAYMSGQILHINGGTIINN, from the coding sequence ATGGCAGAAGCAGTCATTCCCCAGCCAACTTTTCCTGCTCAGCATCAGGACTTTCAGCCAGGTTTAGAAACCTTAATGGATCCCAGCCCTATTTATGAAGATCTTAATTATCAGCCCGGAAACAAACTCCAGGGTAAGGTTGCCCTGATCAGCGGGGGAGACAGTGGGATTGGCCGGGCCGTTTCCATTCTATACGCCAAAGAAGGGGCTGACCTTGCTGTTGTTTATTTAAATGAACAGCAGGATGCCGAAATAACGAAAGAAAGAATCGAACAGCTTGGACGACGCTGCCTGCTTATAGCGGGGGATGTCGGCGATGAAATGTTCTGCAAACAAGCGGTTGAAGAGACAATCCGCACCTTCGGTCATCTTGATATTCTGGTCAATAATTCCGGAGAACAGCATCCCCAAAATTCCATCTTAGATATTACCTCAGCGCAATTGGAGCGGACTTTCCGCACCAACGTTTTTGCGATGTTTCACTTGACCCGGGCAGCGCTTCCTTATTTACCCCAAGGATCAGTGATTATTAATACTGCTTCCATTACTGCCTATGAAGGCCACGTGCGTTTAATTGATTACTCAGCCTCTAAGGGTGCTGTCGTATCTTTTACCCGATCCATGTCGGAATCCTTGTGCAAGCAAGGGATCAGAGTCAACGGAATAGCCCCTGGCCCCATTTGGACAGCGCTTATTCCTGCTTCATTTAGTGCCGACGAAGTTCATACCTTCGGCAGCACCACCCCAATGCAGAGGGCCGGCCAGCCCGTGGAGCTAGCCCCGGCCTATCTCTTCCTGGCAAGTGGGGACTCAGCCTATATGTCCGGCCAGATTTTGCATATCAATGGCGGGACGATCATTAATAATTAG